From the Bos taurus isolate L1 Dominette 01449 registration number 42190680 breed Hereford chromosome 22, ARS-UCD2.0, whole genome shotgun sequence genome, one window contains:
- the FEZF2 gene encoding fez family zinc finger protein 2 (The RefSeq protein has 1 substitution, 1 non-frameshifting indel compared to this genomic sequence), translating to MASSASLETMVPPACPRAGASPATSKTLAFSIERIMAKTSEPRAPFEPRPGALEADSGQGKKLLNLCSPLPCMIPLQPLGYEMPSKTLLSYSELWKSSLRAGGSGGGGGGGGGGGGAPVCGASGLCKTNCGVCCKAELGLVPSALPAGRVIKPQVINQAVGLPASGSLYYFNYLDSATYPSSELLGGHLFPSGLLNTQAPAALAAHPKLFLLENAKLAGLTADKFAHPAPYAHKERLPAPLEQVLKENSALTAERGGVKGHSKLPGGSADGKPKNFTCEVCGKVFNAHYNLTRHMPVHTGARPFVCKVCGKGFRQASTLCRHKIIHTQEKPHKCNQCGKAFNRSSTLNTHIRIHAGYKPFVCEFCGKGFHQKGNYKNHKLTHSGEKQYKCTICNKAFHQVYNLTFHMHTHNDKKPFTCATCGKGFCRNFDLKKHVRKLHDSVGPAAPSTKDLTRTVQS from the exons ATGGCAAGCTCGGCTTCCCTGGAGACCATGGTGCCCCCGGCCTGCCCGCGCGCAGGAGCGTCGCCGGCCACTTCCAAGACTCTGGCCTTTTCCATCGAGCGCATCATGGCTAAGACGTCGGAGCCCCGCGCGCCCTTTGAGCCCCGGCCGGGGGCACTGGAGGCGGATAGCGGCCAGGGCAAGAAATTGCTCAACCTCTGCTCGCCGCTGCCCTGTATGATCCCCCTCCAGCCCCTAGGCTACGAGATGCCGTCCAAGACGCTGCTCAGTTACTCTGAGCTCTGGAAAAGCAGCCTCCGGGcgggcggcagcggcggcggcggaggaggaggtggaggcggCGGTGGGGGGGCCCCGGTGTGCGGCGCCAGCGGCTTGTGCAAAACCAACTGTGGCGTGTGCTGCAAGGCCGAGCTGGGCCTGGTACCGTCGGCGCTGCCCGCGGGCAGGGTCATCAAGCCGCAGGTCATCAACCAGGCTGTGGGGCTTCCGGCCAGCGGTTCGCTCTACTACTTCAACTACCTGGACTCCGCCACTTACCCGCCGTCTGAGCTCCTCGGCGGCCACCTCTTCCCGTCCGGTCTCCTCAACACACAGGCCCCCGCTGCCCTGGCTGCGCACCCCAAGCTCTTTTTGCTGGAGAACGCCAAGTTGGCCGGCCTGACCGCGGACAAGTTTGCCCATCCAGCCCCCTACGCCCATAAGGAGCGCTTGCCTGCGCCGCTGGAGCAGGTGCTGAAGGAGAACTCGGCCCTGACTGCTGAGCGCGGCGGCGTCAAGGGCCACAGCAAGCTGCCCGGTGGCTCAGCGGACGGCAAGCCTAAAAACTTCACCTGTGAGGTGTGCGGAAAG GTGTTTAACGCTCACTATAACCTCACCCGCCACATGCCAGTCCACACTGGAGCCAGACCGTTCGTGTGCAAAGTCTGTGGCAAAGGCTTCCGCCAGGCCAGCACGCTCTGCAGACACAAAATTATCCACACCCAG GAAAAGCCGCATAAATGCAACCAGTGCGGCAAAGCCTTCAACCGCAGCTCCACGCTCAACACACACATTCGCATCCACGCGGGCTACAAGCCCTTCGTCTGTGAATTTTGCGGCAAAGGCTTTCACCAAAAAG GGAACTACAAGAATCACAAGCTGACCCACAGCGGCGAGAAGCAGTACAAATGTACCATTTGCAACAAGGCCTTCCACCAAGTCTACAACCTGACCTTCCACATGCACACCCACAACGACAAGAAGCCTTTCACGTGCGCCACTTGCGGCAAAGGGTTTTGCAGAAACTTTGACTTAAAGAAACACGTGCGCAAACTCCACGACAGCGTGGGCCCCGCCGCCCCCTCCACAAAGGACCTGACTCGGACAGTGCAGAGCTGA
- the FEZF2 gene encoding fez family zinc finger protein 2 isoform X1, giving the protein MASSASLETMVPPACPRAGASPATSKTLAFSIERIMAKTSEPRAPFEPRPGALEADSGQGKKLLNLCSPLPCMIPLQPLGYEMPSKTLLSYSELWKSSLRAGGSGGGGGGGGGGGGGAPVCGASGLCKTNCGVCCKAELGLVPSALPAGRVIKPQVINQAVGLPASGSLYYFNYLDSATYPPSELLGGHLFPSGLLNTQAPAALAAHPKLFLLENAKLAGLTADKFAHPAPYAHKERLPAPLEQVLKENSALTAERGGVKGHSKLPGGSADGKPKNFTCEVCGKVFNAHYNLTRHMPVHTGARPFVCKVCGKGFRQASTLCRHKIIHTQEKPHKCNQCGKAFNRSSTLNTHIRIHAGYKPFVCEFCGKGFHQKGNYKNHKLTHSGEKQYKCTICNKAFHQVYNLTFHMHTHNDKKPFTCATCGKGFCRNFDLKKHVRKLHDSVGPAAPSTKDLTRTVQS; this is encoded by the exons ATGGCAAGCTCGGCTTCCCTGGAGACCATGGTGCCCCCGGCCTGCCCGCGCGCAGGAGCGTCGCCGGCCACTTCCAAGACTCTGGCCTTTTCCATCGAGCGCATCATGGCTAAGACGTCGGAGCCCCGCGCGCCCTTTGAGCCCCGGCCGGGGGCACTGGAGGCGGATAGCGGCCAGGGCAAGAAATTGCTCAACCTCTGCTCGCCGCTGCCCTGTATGATCCCCCTCCAGCCCCTAGGCTACGAGATGCCGTCCAAGACGCTGCTCAGTTACTCTGAGCTCTGGAAAAGCAGCCTCCGGGcgggcggcagcggcggcggcggaggaggaggtggaggcggCGGTGGGGGGGCCCCGGTGTGCGGCGCCAGCGGCTTGTGCAAAACCAACTGTGGCGTGTGCTGCAAGGCCGAGCTGGGCCTGGTACCGTCGGCGCTGCCCGCGGGCAGGGTCATCAAGCCGCAGGTCATCAACCAGGCTGTGGGGCTTCCGGCCAGCGGTTCGCTCTACTACTTCAACTACCTGGACTCCGCCACTTACCCGCCGTCTGAGCTCCTCGGCGGCCACCTCTTCCCGTCCGGTCTCCTCAACACACAGGCCCCCGCTGCCCTGGCTGCGCACCCCAAGCTCTTTTTGCTGGAGAACGCCAAGTTGGCCGGCCTGACCGCGGACAAGTTTGCCCATCCAGCCCCCTACGCCCATAAGGAGCGCTTGCCTGCGCCGCTGGAGCAGGTGCTGAAGGAGAACTCGGCCCTGACTGCTGAGCGCGGCGGCGTCAAGGGCCACAGCAAGCTGCCCGGTGGCTCAGCGGACGGCAAGCCTAAAAACTTCACCTGTGAGGTGTGCGGAAAG GTGTTTAACGCTCACTATAACCTCACCCGCCACATGCCAGTCCACACTGGAGCCAGACCGTTCGTGTGCAAAGTCTGTGGCAAAGGCTTCCGCCAGGCCAGCACGCTCTGCAGACACAAAATTATCCACACCCAG GAAAAGCCGCATAAATGCAACCAGTGCGGCAAAGCCTTCAACCGCAGCTCCACGCTCAACACACACATTCGCATCCACGCGGGCTACAAGCCCTTCGTCTGTGAATTTTGCGGCAAAGGCTTTCACCAAAAAG GGAACTACAAGAATCACAAGCTGACCCACAGCGGCGAGAAGCAGTACAAATGTACCATTTGCAACAAGGCCTTCCACCAAGTCTACAACCTGACCTTCCACATGCACACCCACAACGACAAGAAGCCTTTCACGTGCGCCACTTGCGGCAAAGGGTTTTGCAGAAACTTTGACTTAAAGAAACACGTGCGCAAACTCCACGACAGCGTGGGCCCCGCCGCCCCCTCCACAAAGGACCTGACTCGGACAGTGCAGAGCTGA